The following coding sequences are from one Nicotiana tabacum cultivar K326 chromosome 1, ASM71507v2, whole genome shotgun sequence window:
- the LOC107812016 gene encoding uncharacterized protein LOC107812016 isoform X2, which yields MLGLDHDPLDREQAVIALWKYSLGGKKCVDMLMQFRGSVNLTVNLLRSESDAACEAAAGLLRMISSVNMYRELVADSGAIEEINGLLRRSSLSPNVKEQSLCTLWNLSVDEKLRNKIANSDLLPLLIKFLEDEEVKVKEAAGRVLANLALTVSNHKNMVEAGVIPKLAMLLKNEVEGSKVIRKEARNALLELAKDEYSKILIMEEGLLLVPLVGAVAYKSFRPALYSWPSLPDGTKLDQNPKTSRYGASELLLGLNIEDKNANIEEAKMKAMVGRTQQQFLARIGAIEMEEDNISSGELSSNPRFTLLPWMDGVARLVLILGLEDESAIARAAEAIADVSVNEQMQVSFKEAGAINPLVRLINHPSDTVKLAVIRALERLSISNDVCQRMEAENVLHSLIYLLSNSEISKSLTNMILDILTRILDPSKEMKSKFYYGPVNGSTKEWSAARNAGLTGNENEKVASTTSLETANVVDLLDSAVLSRLVDIMRTSSPDLQRKSASILEFAAVIEPCTEKILSVDLESGLDGVFQQKTLNDAESKIDLQNPELHALEVEEAGHAISAASRLLTRLLDFEQFCCKVNASHFTKLLQKVLKSDIPLYHKDWVAACLLKLRYLSGPYFDYDNPINLEVTLYETIPRLVEQIKTSYSPEVQETAVVELNRIIAEEVVNSTRAVAAEGGIFTLVKLLENGSERAVEASLAILYNLSMDSENHAAIIAAGAVPILRRLVLTQRSHWMLTYMMNSAKFLPVVI from the exons ATGCTTGGTTTGGACCATGACCCTCTAGATAGAGAACAGGCAGTCATTGCTCTCTGGAAGTATTCACTTGGAGGGAAGAAGTGTGTTGATATGTTAATGCAGTTCCGGGGTTCTGTTAATCTGACTGTGAACCTTCTAAGGTCTGAGTCTGATGCTGCTTGTGAAGCTGCTGCTGGTCTTTTGAGGATGATATCCTCAGTGAATATGTACAGAGAGCTTGTGGCAGATAGTGGTGCAATAGAAGAGATAAACGGCCTCTTGCGACGTTCTTCCCTCTCCCCAAAT GTGAAGGAGCAAAGCTTATGTACATTATGGAATTTATCTGTGGATGAGAAACTCAGAAACAAAATTGCCAATTCTGATCTCCTGCCTTTACTGATAAAGTTTCTGGAGGATGAAGAAGTGAAAGTGAAGGAGGCAGCTGGAAGGGTTTTGGCTAATTTAGCATTGACTGTTTCTAATCACAAGAATATGGTTGAAGCAGGTGTCATCCCAAAACTG GCAATGCTCTTGAAAAATGAGGTGGAGGGATCTAAGGTCATTAGAAAAGAAGCGAGGAATGCGTTGCTGGAACTTGCTAAAGATGAGTACAGCAAGATTCTTATCATGGAGGAAGGTCTTCTTCTGGTCCCTTTAGTTGGTGCAGTTGCCTACAAGTCCTTCAGGCCAGCTCTGTATTCATGGCCTTCTTTGCCTGATGGTACGAAACTTGACCAGAACCCAAAAACTTCAAGATATGGCGCCTCTGAATTACTTCTTGGATTAAATATTGAGGATAAGAATGCAAACATTGAGGAAGCAAAGATGAAGGCAATGGTAGGACGCACTCAACAGCAATTTCTTGCACGTATTGGGGCAATAGAAATGGAAGAAGATAATATATCCAGTGGTGAACTTTCATCAAATCCAAGGTTTACTCTTTTGCCGTGGATGGATGGCGTGGCTCGCTTGGTTTTAATTCTTGGACTTGAAGATGAGTCAGCTATTGCTAGAGCTGCAGAGGCCATTGCAGATGTATCTGTTAATGAGCAAATGCAGGTTTCGTTTAAAGAAGCAGGTGCTATAAACCCTCTTGTTCGGCTAATTAACCATCCTAGTGACACTGTTAAATTAGCTGTTATTCGGGCTCTGGAGAGGCTATCTATCAG TAATGACGTATGCCAAAGAATGGAAGCAGAAAATGTCTTGCATTCTTTGATTTACTTGCTCAGTAACTCGGAGATCTCTAAAAGCTTGACAAATATG ATATTGGATATTCTTACTCGGATCCTAGATCCTAGCAAAGAAATGAAATCAAAG TTTTATTATGGACCAGTTAATGGGTCGACAAAGGAATGGAGTGCAGCAAGAAATGCAGGGTTGACTGGAAATGAAAATGAGAAAGTTGCATCAACAACCAG CTTGGAAACTGCCAATGTGGTGGATCTCTTAGATTCTGCTGTTCTATCTCGCCTAGTTGATATCATGAGGACATCATCCCCAGATTTGCAGAGGAAATCTGCTTCAATTCTTGAGTTTGCCGCAGTTATTGAGCCATGCACAGAAAAGATACTGTCCGTTGACCTAGAAAGTGGGCTGGATGGTGTTTTCCAGCAGAAAACTTTAAATG ATGCAGAATCTAAAATAGATCTGCAGAACCCAGAACTTCATGCGCTTGAGGTTGAAGAGGCTGGTCATGCGATATCTGCAGCATCCCGGCTACTTACAAGACTGCTGGACTTTGAGCAGTTCTGTTGTAAAGTAAATGCATCTCATTTCACAAAGTTACTGCAAAAGGTTCTCAAATCAGACATCCCTCTTTACCACAAAGACTGGGTTGCTGCCTGTCTTTTGAAGCTCCGCTATCTCTCTGGTCCATATTTTGACTATGATAATCCGATCAACTTAGAGGTAACTCTTTATGAGACGATCCCAAGGCTGGTAGAACAGATCAAGACTTCATATTCACCGGAAGTACAGGAGACTGCTGTTGTAGAACTCAACAGAATAATCGCTGAAGAGGTGGTGAATTCCACCAGAGCCGTGGCTGCAGAGGGAGGGATATTTACATTGGTGAAGCTGCTCGAAAATGGGAGTGAACGAGCTGTTGAAGCATCTCTAGCAATACTGTATAATTTGAGCATGGACAGTGAGAATCATGCTGCGATTATAGCTGCAGGAGCTGTGCCAATTTTGAGAAGACTTGTACTAACGCAAAGGTCACATTGGATGCTTACCTACATGATGAATTCAGCTAAATTCTTACCAGTTGTAATATAA
- the LOC107812016 gene encoding uncharacterized protein LOC107812016 isoform X1: protein MALTIPAQLLLKPPNYRVLQTPGGVISVTVRTRKAHNSLFYNFHRLYLGLTAACSDGGGEVYVNPHQDVDKLKDSSSNTGDGYIALFVRMLGLDHDPLDREQAVIALWKYSLGGKKCVDMLMQFRGSVNLTVNLLRSESDAACEAAAGLLRMISSVNMYRELVADSGAIEEINGLLRRSSLSPNVKEQSLCTLWNLSVDEKLRNKIANSDLLPLLIKFLEDEEVKVKEAAGRVLANLALTVSNHKNMVEAGVIPKLAMLLKNEVEGSKVIRKEARNALLELAKDEYSKILIMEEGLLLVPLVGAVAYKSFRPALYSWPSLPDGTKLDQNPKTSRYGASELLLGLNIEDKNANIEEAKMKAMVGRTQQQFLARIGAIEMEEDNISSGELSSNPRFTLLPWMDGVARLVLILGLEDESAIARAAEAIADVSVNEQMQVSFKEAGAINPLVRLINHPSDTVKLAVIRALERLSISNDVCQRMEAENVLHSLIYLLSNSEISKSLTNMILDILTRILDPSKEMKSKFYYGPVNGSTKEWSAARNAGLTGNENEKVASTTSLETANVVDLLDSAVLSRLVDIMRTSSPDLQRKSASILEFAAVIEPCTEKILSVDLESGLDGVFQQKTLNDAESKIDLQNPELHALEVEEAGHAISAASRLLTRLLDFEQFCCKVNASHFTKLLQKVLKSDIPLYHKDWVAACLLKLRYLSGPYFDYDNPINLEVTLYETIPRLVEQIKTSYSPEVQETAVVELNRIIAEEVVNSTRAVAAEGGIFTLVKLLENGSERAVEASLAILYNLSMDSENHAAIIAAGAVPILRRLVLTQRSHWMLTYMMNSAKFLPVVI, encoded by the exons ATGGCCTTAACAATCCCAGCACAGCTCTTGCTCAAGCCACCCAATTATCGAGTGTTGCAAACCCCTGGAGGAGTTATTAGTGTAACAGTTAGAACAAGAAAAGCTCATAATTCATTGTTTTACAACTTCCATAGGTTGTATTTAGGTCTCACGGCGGCCTGCAGTGATGGAGGGGGTGAAGTTTATGTTAACCCTCACCAA GATGTTGATAAGTTAAAGGATAGCTCATCTAACACAGGTGATGGTTACATTGCCTTGTTTGTTCGGATGCTTGGTTTGGACCATGACCCTCTAGATAGAGAACAGGCAGTCATTGCTCTCTGGAAGTATTCACTTGGAGGGAAGAAGTGTGTTGATATGTTAATGCAGTTCCGGGGTTCTGTTAATCTGACTGTGAACCTTCTAAGGTCTGAGTCTGATGCTGCTTGTGAAGCTGCTGCTGGTCTTTTGAGGATGATATCCTCAGTGAATATGTACAGAGAGCTTGTGGCAGATAGTGGTGCAATAGAAGAGATAAACGGCCTCTTGCGACGTTCTTCCCTCTCCCCAAAT GTGAAGGAGCAAAGCTTATGTACATTATGGAATTTATCTGTGGATGAGAAACTCAGAAACAAAATTGCCAATTCTGATCTCCTGCCTTTACTGATAAAGTTTCTGGAGGATGAAGAAGTGAAAGTGAAGGAGGCAGCTGGAAGGGTTTTGGCTAATTTAGCATTGACTGTTTCTAATCACAAGAATATGGTTGAAGCAGGTGTCATCCCAAAACTG GCAATGCTCTTGAAAAATGAGGTGGAGGGATCTAAGGTCATTAGAAAAGAAGCGAGGAATGCGTTGCTGGAACTTGCTAAAGATGAGTACAGCAAGATTCTTATCATGGAGGAAGGTCTTCTTCTGGTCCCTTTAGTTGGTGCAGTTGCCTACAAGTCCTTCAGGCCAGCTCTGTATTCATGGCCTTCTTTGCCTGATGGTACGAAACTTGACCAGAACCCAAAAACTTCAAGATATGGCGCCTCTGAATTACTTCTTGGATTAAATATTGAGGATAAGAATGCAAACATTGAGGAAGCAAAGATGAAGGCAATGGTAGGACGCACTCAACAGCAATTTCTTGCACGTATTGGGGCAATAGAAATGGAAGAAGATAATATATCCAGTGGTGAACTTTCATCAAATCCAAGGTTTACTCTTTTGCCGTGGATGGATGGCGTGGCTCGCTTGGTTTTAATTCTTGGACTTGAAGATGAGTCAGCTATTGCTAGAGCTGCAGAGGCCATTGCAGATGTATCTGTTAATGAGCAAATGCAGGTTTCGTTTAAAGAAGCAGGTGCTATAAACCCTCTTGTTCGGCTAATTAACCATCCTAGTGACACTGTTAAATTAGCTGTTATTCGGGCTCTGGAGAGGCTATCTATCAG TAATGACGTATGCCAAAGAATGGAAGCAGAAAATGTCTTGCATTCTTTGATTTACTTGCTCAGTAACTCGGAGATCTCTAAAAGCTTGACAAATATG ATATTGGATATTCTTACTCGGATCCTAGATCCTAGCAAAGAAATGAAATCAAAG TTTTATTATGGACCAGTTAATGGGTCGACAAAGGAATGGAGTGCAGCAAGAAATGCAGGGTTGACTGGAAATGAAAATGAGAAAGTTGCATCAACAACCAG CTTGGAAACTGCCAATGTGGTGGATCTCTTAGATTCTGCTGTTCTATCTCGCCTAGTTGATATCATGAGGACATCATCCCCAGATTTGCAGAGGAAATCTGCTTCAATTCTTGAGTTTGCCGCAGTTATTGAGCCATGCACAGAAAAGATACTGTCCGTTGACCTAGAAAGTGGGCTGGATGGTGTTTTCCAGCAGAAAACTTTAAATG ATGCAGAATCTAAAATAGATCTGCAGAACCCAGAACTTCATGCGCTTGAGGTTGAAGAGGCTGGTCATGCGATATCTGCAGCATCCCGGCTACTTACAAGACTGCTGGACTTTGAGCAGTTCTGTTGTAAAGTAAATGCATCTCATTTCACAAAGTTACTGCAAAAGGTTCTCAAATCAGACATCCCTCTTTACCACAAAGACTGGGTTGCTGCCTGTCTTTTGAAGCTCCGCTATCTCTCTGGTCCATATTTTGACTATGATAATCCGATCAACTTAGAGGTAACTCTTTATGAGACGATCCCAAGGCTGGTAGAACAGATCAAGACTTCATATTCACCGGAAGTACAGGAGACTGCTGTTGTAGAACTCAACAGAATAATCGCTGAAGAGGTGGTGAATTCCACCAGAGCCGTGGCTGCAGAGGGAGGGATATTTACATTGGTGAAGCTGCTCGAAAATGGGAGTGAACGAGCTGTTGAAGCATCTCTAGCAATACTGTATAATTTGAGCATGGACAGTGAGAATCATGCTGCGATTATAGCTGCAGGAGCTGTGCCAATTTTGAGAAGACTTGTACTAACGCAAAGGTCACATTGGATGCTTACCTACATGATGAATTCAGCTAAATTCTTACCAGTTGTAATATAA
- the LOC107812016 gene encoding uncharacterized protein LOC107812016 isoform X3 — MALTIPAQLLLKPPNYRVLQTPGGVISVTVRTRKAHNSLFYNFHRLYLGLTAACSDGGGEVYVNPHQDVDKLKDSSSNTGDGYIALFVRMLGLDHDPLDREQAVIALWKYSLGGKKCVDMLMQFRGSVNLTVNLLRSESDAACEAAAGLLRMISSVNMYRELVADSGAIEEINGLLRRSSLSPNVKEQSLCTLWNLSVDEKLRNKIANSDLLPLLIKFLEDEEVKVKEAAGRVLANLALTVSNHKNMVEAGVIPKLAMLLKNEVEGSKVIRKEARNALLELAKDEYSKILIMEEGLLLVPLVGAVAYKSFRPALYSWPSLPDGTKLDQNPKTSRYGASELLLGLNIEDKNANIEEAKMKAMVGRTQQQFLARIGAIEMEEDNISSGELSSNPRFTLLPWMDGVARLVLILGLEDESAIARAAEAIADVSVNEQMQVSFKEAGAINPLVRLINHPSDTVKLAVIRALERLSISNDVCQRMEAENVLHSLIYLLSNSEISKSLTNMILDILTRILDPSKEMKSKFYYGPVNGSTKEWSAARNAGLTGNENEKVASTTSLETANVVDLLDSAVLSRLVDIMRTSSPDLQRKSASILEFAAVIEPCTEKILSVDLESGLDGVFQQKTLNGFSHSWAAETCLCLFMLSFDLCIVASILEAVSSSF; from the exons ATGGCCTTAACAATCCCAGCACAGCTCTTGCTCAAGCCACCCAATTATCGAGTGTTGCAAACCCCTGGAGGAGTTATTAGTGTAACAGTTAGAACAAGAAAAGCTCATAATTCATTGTTTTACAACTTCCATAGGTTGTATTTAGGTCTCACGGCGGCCTGCAGTGATGGAGGGGGTGAAGTTTATGTTAACCCTCACCAA GATGTTGATAAGTTAAAGGATAGCTCATCTAACACAGGTGATGGTTACATTGCCTTGTTTGTTCGGATGCTTGGTTTGGACCATGACCCTCTAGATAGAGAACAGGCAGTCATTGCTCTCTGGAAGTATTCACTTGGAGGGAAGAAGTGTGTTGATATGTTAATGCAGTTCCGGGGTTCTGTTAATCTGACTGTGAACCTTCTAAGGTCTGAGTCTGATGCTGCTTGTGAAGCTGCTGCTGGTCTTTTGAGGATGATATCCTCAGTGAATATGTACAGAGAGCTTGTGGCAGATAGTGGTGCAATAGAAGAGATAAACGGCCTCTTGCGACGTTCTTCCCTCTCCCCAAAT GTGAAGGAGCAAAGCTTATGTACATTATGGAATTTATCTGTGGATGAGAAACTCAGAAACAAAATTGCCAATTCTGATCTCCTGCCTTTACTGATAAAGTTTCTGGAGGATGAAGAAGTGAAAGTGAAGGAGGCAGCTGGAAGGGTTTTGGCTAATTTAGCATTGACTGTTTCTAATCACAAGAATATGGTTGAAGCAGGTGTCATCCCAAAACTG GCAATGCTCTTGAAAAATGAGGTGGAGGGATCTAAGGTCATTAGAAAAGAAGCGAGGAATGCGTTGCTGGAACTTGCTAAAGATGAGTACAGCAAGATTCTTATCATGGAGGAAGGTCTTCTTCTGGTCCCTTTAGTTGGTGCAGTTGCCTACAAGTCCTTCAGGCCAGCTCTGTATTCATGGCCTTCTTTGCCTGATGGTACGAAACTTGACCAGAACCCAAAAACTTCAAGATATGGCGCCTCTGAATTACTTCTTGGATTAAATATTGAGGATAAGAATGCAAACATTGAGGAAGCAAAGATGAAGGCAATGGTAGGACGCACTCAACAGCAATTTCTTGCACGTATTGGGGCAATAGAAATGGAAGAAGATAATATATCCAGTGGTGAACTTTCATCAAATCCAAGGTTTACTCTTTTGCCGTGGATGGATGGCGTGGCTCGCTTGGTTTTAATTCTTGGACTTGAAGATGAGTCAGCTATTGCTAGAGCTGCAGAGGCCATTGCAGATGTATCTGTTAATGAGCAAATGCAGGTTTCGTTTAAAGAAGCAGGTGCTATAAACCCTCTTGTTCGGCTAATTAACCATCCTAGTGACACTGTTAAATTAGCTGTTATTCGGGCTCTGGAGAGGCTATCTATCAG TAATGACGTATGCCAAAGAATGGAAGCAGAAAATGTCTTGCATTCTTTGATTTACTTGCTCAGTAACTCGGAGATCTCTAAAAGCTTGACAAATATG ATATTGGATATTCTTACTCGGATCCTAGATCCTAGCAAAGAAATGAAATCAAAG TTTTATTATGGACCAGTTAATGGGTCGACAAAGGAATGGAGTGCAGCAAGAAATGCAGGGTTGACTGGAAATGAAAATGAGAAAGTTGCATCAACAACCAG CTTGGAAACTGCCAATGTGGTGGATCTCTTAGATTCTGCTGTTCTATCTCGCCTAGTTGATATCATGAGGACATCATCCCCAGATTTGCAGAGGAAATCTGCTTCAATTCTTGAGTTTGCCGCAGTTATTGAGCCATGCACAGAAAAGATACTGTCCGTTGACCTAGAAAGTGGGCTGGATGGTGTTTTCCAGCAGAAAACTTTAAATG GGTTTTCACATTCATGGGCTGCAGAGACTTGCTTGTGTCTTTTTATGCTGTCCTTTGATTTATGTATTGTAGCCAGCATATTGGAGGCTGTTTCAAGTAGTTTCTAA